One window of Papio anubis isolate 15944 chromosome 10, Panubis1.0, whole genome shotgun sequence genomic DNA carries:
- the LOC108581442 gene encoding uncharacterized protein LOC108581442 has product METMLSLLPEGVTTHWCWSLTYQGPQSSDNCFGNDDGLATALPGHVGCGALGTSSALPGKEKEPISMGRALMGRHSRPPKAVHAVSLNCQNTEAEMWEPMKVTHQPPTCETKGSVTGSHVWPGPAGARALRLSLTPNGGLMGRGRLAAVRGHHLNHVPVFGICPSKTVLMGDTSHLLLCGHAPHNNVSGNNDGTYHSGPIKLQWS; this is encoded by the exons ATGGAAACCATGCTCAGCCTTCTGCCTGAAGGAGTTACCACCCACTGGTGCTGGAGTCTTACTTATCAGGGACCTCAGAGCTCGGATAACTGCTTCGGGAATGATGATGGACTGGCTACTGCCCTTCCTGGCCATGTCGGGTGTGGGGCCCTGGGTACCTCCAGCGCTCTgcctgggaaagaaaaagagcccATTTCCATGGGACGTGCCCTCATGGGGAGGCACAGCAGACCACCCAAGGCAGTACATGCAGTGTCCCTGAA CTGCCAGAACACGGAGGCAGAGATGTGGGAGCCAATGAAGGTCACTCATCAGCCTCCCACCTGTGAGACAAAGGGCTCTGTCACTGGAAGCCACGTCTGGCCTGGCCCTGCAGGAGCCAGGGCTCTGCGCCTAAGCCTAACGCCTAACGGAGGACTGATGGGAAGGGGAAGGCTGGCAGCAGTGAG GGGCCATCATCTGAATCATGTTCCTGTATTTGGGATTTGCCCCTCCAAAACAGTTTTGATGGGAGACACCAGCCACCTACTACTATGCGGCCATGCACCACATAACAACGTTTCAGGCAACAATGACGGCACATACCacagtggtcccataaaattacaatggagctga